From the genome of Bacteroidota bacterium:
CAAAGATCAATGTGGAGCCAGGCGGAATTGGACCTGAACCGCTGGGACCATATGCGAGATTTGATGGAATGTATAATTCCCATTTTGAGCCAACCGGCATCAATTGTAATGCTTCCGTCCATCCCGCAATAACACCACCGACCGGAAAGGTGATTGGTTCACCTCGTTTGTACGAGTTATCAAATTCCGTTCCGTTGATCAGCGTGCCGCGATAATGAACTTTTACTTCGTTGGCCGCCGTTGGTTTTTTCCCTTTTCCTTCCTTAATAATTTTGTATTGTAATCCGCTTGCGGTAGTAACAACACCCGGTTTCGTTTTATTCTCAGCAAGGTATTTTTCTCCTTCAGCATTTGCAGGACCGGATTGCTGTATCATTTTTTCCTGTTGTTTTGCCATCATCTTTTGCTGGAAGGCGATCATTGTTTTTTGGATCTGCTCATCCGTGAGGAGATGTTTGCCTGAGGTGTCCGAAGCATCCTTTAATCCCTGAAGGAATGCTTCTGGTGTCACTTCAATTCCTTGACGTTTGAAGGTTGTGCCGACATCCAGACCGATGCTGTAACTGATGCTGTCCATATCGGTTTTGAGTTCCGCTTTTTTGTCACCGCATGACATTAAGAAGAGTGCAGCAGCAGTAATAGCTACAAAAAAAAGTTGCTTCATAGTTTGCTTTCGTTTAAGAGTGAGTAGTTATTGTGTTGTTTATGGTCATAAAAAACAAAAATGCCTCCATTGTGTGGAGGCAGCGATATCTTTGAATGCTTCAAACCTCGAATCAATACGCACCAAATCTACGGTTAGAAAGATTTGAACGCAAGAGGAAAATTTCTCTCTATTAATGAGTTGGCTAGAATGTTTTTGAAACTTAATCAATTAATTCATACAATGACAAAGAATAATCAACCATTTTTATCATACGTTAATAATAACCACTATGACCTCCATTGTCTCAATCTTTCTTCTGTTTTTTCAACTGAATCCGCCTGCAACTGCCCTTCAAGCGATCACGAAGGAAAAATTGCATTCTCATATTGCCGTTCTTGCACATGATTCACTTCAGGGACGCGGGCCTGCTTCCTTGGGTGACCGAAAAGCAACGGCGTATATTGTCTCTCAATTCAAAAAATTCGGACTGCTTCCGGCAGGAGAGAAAAAAAGCTATATCCAAAAAGTTCCGATGGTGGGAGTTACGGTAGATCCTGCAACAACGTTGACGATTGGGAATGGGAAACAATTTGTTGACTTAACGTATTCCACCGATTTTGTCGCAACGACAGGAACATATGAGCCGACCATCACACTAAAAAATGTTGAACTGGTGTTTGTTGGATATGGCATTGTTGCTCCGGAACAACAATGGGATGATTATAAGGATGTTGATGTTAAGGGAAAAATATTGGTGATGATGAATAATGATCCCTCCTCCGACGATCAGAACTTTTTTGCCGGAAAAGGAAGAACATATTATGGACGATGGACATATAAATATGAGATCGCGGCAGAAAAAGGGGCACTCGGCGCCATTGTTATTCATACTACTCCATCTGCAGGGTATCGATATGAAGTAATCCGAAATTCGTGGAGCAGAGAGATGTTCGATCTAGATGAAAAAACATCCGGAAATCGTCTGCAATTGAAATCGTGGACAACGGAAGAAGCGACAAAGAATTATCTGACGCTTGCAGGATATACGTTGGATTCATTAATGAAACTTGCGGAGTTGCGGTCGTTTAAACCGATTCCGCTCGGTATCACCATGTCCGGTGTGATTCGCTCTGAAGTAAAACGACTGGAAACAAACAACATTGTCGGAAAAATTCAGGGAAGTGATCCGTTGCTGAAAGAGCAATACATCATCTTCTCTGCACATTACGATCACTTCGGCATCGGTCGTCCGATCGACGGAGATTCAATTTATAATGGTGCACTTGATAATGCATCGGGAACATCATTAATGTTGAATCTTGCGGAGACATTTTCTTCGTTGAAAGAAAAACCGAAACGTTCTTTGTTGTTTGCCGCTGTTGCTGCGGAGGAACAAGGATTGCTTGGATCAAAATATTTTGCAAATAATCCGACAGTTCCCGCTTCTAACATTGCAGCCAACATCAATACCGATGTGATTAATGTGATTGGGAGAACGAAAGATATTTCGTGGCAGGGGAGTGATCGATCGTCTTTGGGAAATGATCTGACCGTTGTCGCGAACGAACTCGGTTTGACAGTTATGCCAGACCTTGCGCCCGAACAAGGGGGATTTTTCCGGAGCGATCATTTTAGTTTTGCTAAGGTCGGCATTCCTGCAATGTCCATGGGTGGAGGAAAAGAATTTGTTGGAGTCGATACAGCATTTGTGCGGATGATGCGTGAACGAAGCGGAAAAAATTACCATCAACCAAGCGACGAGATTAGCAGCGACTGGAATTATGATGGTGCATTACAACAAGCAGAGATTGTTATCCGCGTTGTGTGGCGCATAGCAAATATTATCGAAATGCCCTATTGGAACAGTGGAAGCGAATTTGAATTAGTTCGGAAGAAGTCGTTAAATAAGTAAAAATCATCTCAAAAATGATTCTGCTCTCATTTTGCATTCAAAATATTTGTTGATGAGAAACTTTGTCCCAATACTGTCGTAGCATATGGAGCAATGATCACAAGCATTGCTCCATTTTTTTCAATGTCCAATAACAAACCATATTATATTGAATTGATCTGCTGGTGTACTGCATTGTTATTTCTTTTTTTGTTCAATCCGATGATTGCCTCCTCGTTTTCCTTCTGTCTTCTGCATAATGCCGGTCTTTCTTTTTGTCCCGGTTGCGGCCTCGGACGTTCGATCTCATTCTTACTTCATGGAGATATTTCTTCGTCCTTTCGAACCCATCTTTTAGGAATTCCAGCA
Proteins encoded in this window:
- a CDS encoding FKBP-type peptidyl-prolyl cis-trans isomerase, with translation MKQLFFVAITAAALFLMSCGDKKAELKTDMDSISYSIGLDVGTTFKRQGIEVTPEAFLQGLKDASDTSGKHLLTDEQIQKTMIAFQQKMMAKQQEKMIQQSGPANAEGEKYLAENKTKPGVVTTASGLQYKIIKEGKGKKPTAANEVKVHYRGTLINGTEFDNSYKRGEPITFPVGGVIAGWTEALQLMPVGSKWELYIPSNLAYGPSGSGPIPPGSTLIFEVELLGIVK
- a CDS encoding DUF2752 domain-containing protein: MITSIAPFFSMSNNKPYYIELICWCTALLFLFLFNPMIASSFSFCLLHNAGLSFCPGCGLGRSISFLLHGDISSSFRTHLLGIPAVIVLMYRIMQLILHVKRYHQLQRSLL
- a CDS encoding M28 family peptidase, coding for MTSIVSIFLLFFQLNPPATALQAITKEKLHSHIAVLAHDSLQGRGPASLGDRKATAYIVSQFKKFGLLPAGEKKSYIQKVPMVGVTVDPATTLTIGNGKQFVDLTYSTDFVATTGTYEPTITLKNVELVFVGYGIVAPEQQWDDYKDVDVKGKILVMMNNDPSSDDQNFFAGKGRTYYGRWTYKYEIAAEKGALGAIVIHTTPSAGYRYEVIRNSWSREMFDLDEKTSGNRLQLKSWTTEEATKNYLTLAGYTLDSLMKLAELRSFKPIPLGITMSGVIRSEVKRLETNNIVGKIQGSDPLLKEQYIIFSAHYDHFGIGRPIDGDSIYNGALDNASGTSLMLNLAETFSSLKEKPKRSLLFAAVAAEEQGLLGSKYFANNPTVPASNIAANINTDVINVIGRTKDISWQGSDRSSLGNDLTVVANELGLTVMPDLAPEQGGFFRSDHFSFAKVGIPAMSMGGGKEFVGVDTAFVRMMRERSGKNYHQPSDEISSDWNYDGALQQAEIVIRVVWRIANIIEMPYWNSGSEFELVRKKSLNK